A stretch of the Bdellovibrio sp. 22V genome encodes the following:
- a CDS encoding protoheme IX farnesyltransferase has product MLKTYADLTKFGIVVFSVLTGLAGYATGFQIEQAFDWKIFLETLLGIYFLSSGSLALNQVQEWKLDQKMPRTSKRPIAAGKIKPAAAGILAVSFIVVGLQLLFTLQPVAGWVGLVCIFLYNVAYTMYWKRRWVFAAVPGAIPGALPVTIGYAVANPDIFNSESLYLFLIMFLWQMPHFWVLAIRFKEDYAKGGIPTLPVALGMERTLFQIGLYTFVYVGVALAAPMFVHASWLFVLLTFPFCFKLLQEFYRYYKSNGTERWFAFFMWLNVSMLVFLVIPVIDKWNFLFIHSN; this is encoded by the coding sequence GTGTTAAAAACATACGCGGATCTTACTAAGTTTGGCATAGTCGTGTTTTCGGTCCTCACGGGCTTAGCCGGCTATGCCACTGGTTTCCAGATCGAACAGGCTTTCGACTGGAAGATCTTCCTTGAAACTCTTCTCGGTATTTACTTTCTTAGCTCCGGCTCTTTGGCTTTGAATCAAGTTCAAGAGTGGAAGCTCGATCAAAAAATGCCTCGTACATCCAAGCGTCCGATTGCTGCTGGTAAAATTAAACCGGCTGCCGCAGGAATTTTGGCTGTGAGTTTCATTGTCGTAGGTTTGCAGCTTCTTTTCACTTTGCAACCTGTGGCGGGTTGGGTTGGTTTGGTTTGTATTTTCCTCTACAACGTGGCGTACACGATGTACTGGAAACGTCGTTGGGTTTTCGCGGCGGTACCCGGCGCGATTCCGGGGGCGCTGCCCGTAACGATTGGTTATGCGGTTGCGAATCCTGATATCTTCAACTCGGAATCTTTGTATTTATTTTTGATTATGTTCTTGTGGCAAATGCCGCATTTCTGGGTTTTGGCGATTCGTTTTAAAGAAGACTACGCCAAAGGAGGCATTCCGACTTTGCCCGTGGCTTTGGGCATGGAACGCACACTCTTCCAAATCGGCCTGTACACTTTCGTTTACGTCGGTGTTGCATTAGCCGCGCCGATGTTCGTGCATGCGAGCTGGTTGTTCGTGCTTCTCACGTTCCCATTCTGTTTCAAACTTCTTCAAGAGTTCTATCGTTACTACAAATCCAACGGCACTGAACGTTGGTTTGCCTTCTTCATGTGGCTCAACGTTTCGATGCTGGTTTTCCTAGTGATTCCAGTTATCGACAAATGGAACTTCTTATTTATTCATTCGAACTAG
- the maiA gene encoding maleylacetoacetate isomerase → MSSIVLYNYFRSSTSYRVRLAMHVKGLAFEYKPINLLKSEQRSPEYLKINPLGGVPTLIHNGKAIPESFAIMEYLDEVAPEPALLPKDAYLKARIRQVCEVINSFMHPMCNLKTLKYLETKHGYTQEQKEEWAQHWLPQGLETLETTLQEFSGKYSFGDTITMADLFLIPQMVTCQRFKVDTSKYPTLTKIFENCQKLESFQKAHPFKQIDTPEEFKGK, encoded by the coding sequence ATGTCCTCAATAGTACTTTACAACTATTTTCGAAGTTCCACCTCTTACCGCGTACGCCTTGCAATGCATGTGAAAGGCCTGGCTTTCGAGTACAAGCCCATTAACTTATTAAAAAGCGAACAGCGCTCTCCTGAATATTTAAAGATCAATCCTCTGGGCGGTGTTCCCACATTGATTCACAATGGAAAAGCGATCCCAGAATCTTTTGCGATCATGGAGTATCTTGATGAGGTTGCTCCTGAACCCGCTCTTCTACCCAAAGATGCTTACCTGAAAGCGCGCATTCGCCAGGTCTGTGAAGTCATCAACTCCTTCATGCACCCCATGTGCAATCTAAAAACCCTGAAATACTTGGAAACAAAGCACGGCTACACTCAAGAACAAAAAGAAGAGTGGGCGCAACACTGGCTGCCCCAAGGACTTGAAACACTTGAAACGACTTTGCAGGAGTTTTCAGGCAAGTATTCTTTCGGCGACACGATCACGATGGCCGATCTGTTTTTGATTCCGCAAATGGTGACTTGCCAAAGATTCAAAGTCGACACATCGAAGTATCCAACCTTAACAAAGATCTTTGAGAACTGCCAAAAACTGGAAAGCTTCCAAAAAGCTCACCCATTCAAACAAATCGACACCCCGGAAGAATTCAAAGGTAAATAG